One Xiphophorus hellerii strain 12219 chromosome 1, Xiphophorus_hellerii-4.1, whole genome shotgun sequence DNA segment encodes these proteins:
- the LOC116726771 gene encoding acrosin, with amino-acid sequence MMGLKFLLPFLSVLCLAAAASKQSCGKRKLAGPPGASRIIGGQDATEGAWPWQVSIQFLGTHFCGGTIVSSKWVVSAAHCYHNYIWHSSFLTVLVGITALSRPGPHSQRRSVKNIIIHENYDFNTSNNDVALLLLKTPIFFTDYVQPCCFPMSMNHQVALNLSNCFITGWGSINYKGGAVDMLQEAELELIETVRCNQRHWYNGLITDNMLCAGMLSGGVDTCQGDSGSPLQCYSEKDDRYYLIGVTSFGENCGHPHRPGVYSKTSSFGKWFIENQLKGRASSHMLSSTLISVLIFAALTMF; translated from the exons GCTGTGGGAAGCGGAAACTGGCAGGGCCGCCTGGGGCATCCCGGATAATTGGTGGCCAAGATGCCACTGAGGGAGCGTGGCCCTGGCAGGTCAGCATCCAGTTCCTGGGTACGCACTTCTGTGGAGGGACGATCGTCAGCAGCAAGTGGGTCGTCTCTGCAGCGCACTGCTACCACAATTACAT ATGGCACAGCAGCTTCTTGACCGTGTTGGTGGGAATAACAGCGCTGTCCAGGCCTGGGCCTCACTCCCAGAGACGCAGCGTCAAAAACATCATCATACACGAGAACTACGACTTCAACACATCCAACAACGACGTGGCGCTCCTGCTGCTCAAGACCCCCATCTTCTTCACAGATTACGTCCAGCCGTGTTGCTTTCCGATGAGCATGAACCACCAGGTCGCCCTCAACCTGAGCAACTGCTTCATCACCGGCTGGGGGAGCATCAACTACAAAG GTGGAGCAGTGGACATGCTGCAGGAGGCTGAGCTGGAGCTCATTGAGACGGTCAGATGCAACCAGAGACACTGGTACAACGGGTTGATCACAGACAACATGCTGTGTGCAGGAATGCTCTCTGGAGGAGTTGACACTTGTCAG GGCGACAGTGGAAGTCCACTGCAGTGCTACAGTGAGAAAGACGACAGATACTACCTAATAGGCGTGACGAGCTTCGGGGAGAATTGTGGACACCCCCACAGACCAGGAGTCTACTCAAAAACCAGCTCGTTTGGAAAGTGGTTTATAGAAAATCAGCTGAAAGGTAGAGCTTCTTCACACATGCTCTCCAGCACGCTGATATCGGTTCTGATATTTGCTGCCTTGACAATGTTCTGA